The following coding sequences lie in one Labrus bergylta chromosome 13, fLabBer1.1, whole genome shotgun sequence genomic window:
- the cwc22 gene encoding pre-mRNA-splicing factor CWC22 homolog, which yields MDSPGKSRSPSPAQKDRSGPSEEESSPVAERSPEPAMVEKSPEERPSPQASPADRPSSRSPASGSPASSSSDSSSSSSDEDEHNGAMRKLRSSVAQIKRSRSKSKEQDRSRSRDRSQSRERDRSQSRGRDRSRSRGRDRSDSRDRSRSRGRDRSRSRGRDRSRSRERDRDRYNRGRYNRDRYDDRRDDRGGRFDRRRDVDVDADRRRHGRWASPQPEREPVTTEEPPVKKKKEEIDPILTRTGGAYIPPAKLRMMQQQITDKSSLAYQRMSWEALKKSINGLINKVNVSNMIHIIQELLQENIVRGRGLLARSVLQAQAASPIFTHVYAAVVSIINSKFPQIGELILKRLILNFRKSYRRNLKQQCLTASKFVAHLINQNVAHEVLCLEMLTLLLERPTDDSVEVAIAFLKECGLKLTEVSPRGINAIFERLRNVLHESSIDKRVQYMIEVMFAIRKDGFKDHPVIPDGLDLVDDEDQFTHMLPLDDEYNTEDLLNVFKMDPDFIENEEKYKAIKKEILDEGSSDSGEDGDGSDEDEEEEEENEAEAEDEKVTIFDQTEVNLVAFRRVIYLAIQSSLDFEECAHKLIKMDFPDSQTKELCNMILDCCAQQRTYEKFFGLLAGRFCLLKKEYMESFEGIFSEQYETIHRLETNKLRNVARLFAHLLYTDSVPWSVLESVSMSEDTTTSSSRIFVKILFQELCAYMGLPRLNQRLKDPTLQPFFEGLFPRDNPRNTRFAINFFTSIGLGGLTDELREHLKNAPKMIMTQNQEVESSDSSDSSSSSSSSDSSSDSSSESDSDSSDSSSSSSSDSDSKHRKKKKKKTPKIEEKKNKKKEKVKKKKKEKSSDKKRAGRKSDEGDDSDDEEQKRKERKGRARDVEEREHVRPRDVEEREHVRPRDVEEREHVRPRDVEEREHVRPRDVEEREHVRPRDVEERAHDGNRRGRRDEIAQEEERQEEERRQKMDVKSRQRDGEKERDRDRGRERERERERTRENEDKRETERERERPRERERNKENRDRNREREERRRR from the exons ATGGACTCTCCAGGCAAAAGTCGAAGTCCTAGTCCTGCACAGAAAGACCGCAGTG GACCCTCAGAAGAAGAATCCAGTCCAGTGGCTGAGAGGTCCCCTGAGCCTGCCATGGTCGAGAAAAGCCCCGAAGAGAGGCCGTCCCCTCAGGCCAGTCCTGCAGACCGTCCCTCCTCCAGGAGCCCTGCTTCGGGGAGCCCTGCCTCCAGCAgctcagacagcagcagcagcagcagtgatgaGGATGAACATAATGGGGCAATGAGGAAGCTTAGGAGCAGCGTGGCTCAGATCAAA AGATCAAGATCCAAGTCTAAAGAGCAAGACCGGTCCAGGTCCAGAGACAGATCAcagtccagagagagagacagatccCAGTCCAGGGGCAGGGATAGATCTAGGTCCAGAGGAAGAGACCGGTCAGATTCAAGAGACAGATCCAGGTCTAGAGGACGAGACAGGTCTCGATCAAGAGGTCGGGACAGATCCAggtccagagagagagatcggGACCGCTACAACAGAGGACGCTATAACAG GGATCGCTATGACGATCGCAGAGATGACAGAGGCGGGCGGTTCGACAGACGAAGGGATGTGGACGTTGATGCCGATCGCAGGAGGCACGGCCGCTGGGCCTCCCCTCAACCAGAGAGGGAGCCGGTCACAACAGAAGAGCCGCCagtcaagaagaagaaagaggagatcGACCCGATCCTGACGAGGACGGGAGGAGCATATATCCCACCTGCCAAGCTTCGCATGATGCAGCAGCAAATCACAGACAAGAGCAG CCTGGCCTATCAGAGAATGAGCTGGGAGGCTCTGAAGAAGTCCATCAACGGTCTCATCAACAAAGTTAACGTGTCCAACATGATCCACATCATCCAGGAGCTACTGCAGGAGAACATCGTCAGGGGGAG gGGTCTGCTGGCTCGCTCGGTGCTGCAGGCGCAGGCAGCGTCTCCGATCTTCACTCATGTTTATGCCGCCGTCGTCTCCATCATCAACTCCAAGTTCCCACAGATTGGAGAGTTGATCCTTAAACGCCTCATCCTGAACTTCAGGAAGAGCTACCGCCGTAACCTCAAG CAACAGTGCCTGACAGCCTCAAAGTTCGTGGCTCATCTCATCAACCAGAACGTG GCCCATgaggttttgtgtttggagatgCTCACGCTGCTACTGGAGCGTCCGACAGACGACAGCGTGGAGGTCGCCATCGCCTTCCTGAAGGAGTGTGGACTCAAACTGACCGAGGTGTCCCCGCGAGGAATAAACG cCATATTCGAGCGTCTCAGGAACGTCCTCCATGAGTCAAGCATCGATAAGAGGGTCCAGTACATGATAGAGGTTATGTTTGCCATCAGGAAGGACGGTTTCAAAGACCACCCAGTTATCCCAGACGGCCTGGACCTGGTGGATGATGAGGACCAGTTCACCCACATGCTGCCGCTGGATGACGAGTACAACACAGAGGACCTTCTGA ATGTGTTCAAGATGGACCCTGACTTCATTGAGAACGAGGAAAAAtacaaagccataaaaaaag AAATCCTGGATGAAGGCAGCAGTGATTCAGGGGAGGATGGAGACGGAAGTGacgaggatgaagaagaagaggaagagaacgAGGCAGAGGCAGAAG atgAAAAGGTCACCATCTTTGATCAAACGGAGGTCAACCTGGTGGCTTTCAGAAGAGTCATCTACCTCGCCATACAGTCCAG TTTGGACTTTGAGGAGTGTGCTCACAAACTGATCAAGATGGACTTTCCTGACAGCCAGAcg AAGGAGCTGTGTAACATGATCCTGGACTGCTGCGCTCAACAGAGAACCTATGAGAAGTTCTTTGGACTGCTGGCCGgg agatTCTGCCTGCTGAAGAAGGAGTATATGGAGAGTTTCGAGGGGATTTTTTCAGAGCAGTATGAGACAATCCATCGACTTGAGACCAACAAACTGAGAAATGTGGCTCGACTGTTTGCCCACCTGCTCTACACCGACTCTGTGCCCTGGAGT GTGTTGGAGTCTGTCAGCATGAGCGAGGACACAACAACGTCATCCAGCAGGATCTTTGTGAAGATCCTTTTCCAGGAGCTCTGTGCCTATATGGGCCTTCCCAGACTCAACCAGAGGCTCAAAGACCc gaCTCTGCAGCCATTCTTTGAAGGTCTTTTTCCTCGAGATAATCCGAGGAACACTCGTTTCGCCATCAACTTCTTCACCTCTATTGGACTGGGAGGATTGAC GGATGAGTTGAGGGAACACTTGAAGAACGCTCCCAAGATGATCATGACACAGAATCAGGAGGTGGAGTCCTCAGACTCCTCTGactcctcatcatcctcctcctcatctgacTCCTCCTCAGACTCTTCTAGTGAATCCGATTCAGACTCCTCAGactcctcctccagcagcagttCAG ACTCTGACTCCaaacacaggaagaagaagaagaagaaaacaccaaaaattgaggagaagaagaacaagaagaaggagaaggtcaagaagaagaagaaggagaaatcGTCTGACAAGAAGCGTGCGGGGCGAAAGAGTGACGAAGGGGACgacagtgatgatgaggagcagaagaggaaggagaggaaaggtCGTGCACGCGATGTTGAGGAGCGAGAGCATGTACGTCCACGTGATGTTGAGGAGCGAGAGCATGTACGTCCACGCGATGTTGAGGAGCGAGAGCATGTACGTCCACGTGATGTTGAGGAGCGAGAGCATGTACGTCCACGTGATGTTGAGGAGCGAGAGCATGTACGTCCACGTGATGTTGAGGAGCGCGCACATGATGGCAACCGTCGCGGCAGACGAGACGAAATAGCGCAAGAAGAGGAGCGccaggaagaggagaggagacaaaaaatgGACGTTAAAAGCCGgcaaagagatggagagaaggagagagacagagacagagggagggaaagggagagggagagagagaggacgagagagaATGAGGATAAGAGGGAAActgagagagaacgagagaggccgagggaaagagagaggaataaagagaacagagacaggaacagagagagagaggagaggaggaggaggtag